One region of Chryseobacterium muglaense genomic DNA includes:
- a CDS encoding methionine ABC transporter ATP-binding protein, protein MIEIKNISKTFHQKKQAFKALHNINLTIERGDIVGIIGFSGAGKSTLIRSVNLLERADEGQIIINGKDFTKLNSKQLAHERKKIGMIFQHFNLLSSRTVFENIALPLELDDLSKDKIREKVNELLQIVRLEDKAHDYPKSLSGGQKQRVAIARALANDPYLLLCDEATSALDPATTQSILQLLRDINHRLGITILLITHEMEVIKAICNHVAVIDKGQLVSKGTLSEIISNKENPIIKQFLNSGVMTIPQELNKKLQKEPQDGLFPLVEIELNESISVEKLLSVIYDQYKIPYKLLKADVEYLGDSNFGKLLLQLQGEADENQKAIYYFNQNNIQNTVKGYA, encoded by the coding sequence ATGATAGAAATAAAGAATATTTCAAAAACATTTCATCAGAAAAAACAAGCTTTTAAAGCTTTACATAATATCAATTTAACTATTGAAAGAGGTGATATTGTCGGAATTATCGGTTTTTCGGGAGCCGGAAAAAGTACTTTAATCCGAAGCGTTAATTTATTGGAAAGAGCTGATGAAGGACAAATTATCATCAACGGGAAAGATTTTACAAAATTAAATTCCAAACAGTTAGCCCATGAAAGAAAAAAAATCGGAATGATTTTTCAGCATTTTAATCTTCTTTCATCGAGAACGGTTTTTGAAAATATCGCACTTCCGTTGGAATTGGATGATTTAAGTAAAGATAAAATCAGAGAAAAAGTGAATGAGCTTTTACAAATCGTAAGGCTTGAAGATAAAGCTCATGATTATCCTAAAAGTCTTTCGGGTGGTCAAAAACAAAGGGTTGCCATTGCAAGAGCCTTAGCGAATGATCCCTATCTCCTACTTTGTGATGAAGCGACAAGCGCACTGGATCCTGCAACGACCCAATCTATTTTACAGTTGCTTAGAGACATCAACCATCGTCTGGGAATCACCATTTTATTGATCACCCATGAAATGGAAGTCATTAAAGCAATCTGCAACCACGTTGCCGTCATCGACAAAGGACAATTAGTATCAAAAGGAACTTTGAGTGAAATTATTTCCAACAAAGAAAATCCTATCATCAAACAATTTTTAAACTCAGGTGTTATGACTATACCGCAAGAACTCAACAAAAAACTACAGAAAGAACCACAAGACGGTTTGTTCCCATTAGTTGAAATCGAACTGAACGAAAGTATCAGCGTAGAAAAATTACTATCTGTCATCTACGATCAATATAAAATCCCGTACAAACTTTTGAAGGCTGATGTAGAATATTTGGGAGACTCCAATTTCGGAAAACTTCTTTTGCAATTACAGGGAGAAGCTGATGAAAACCAGAAAGCAATCTATTATTTTAATCAGAATAACATTCAAAATACAGTAAAAGGTTATGCTTAG
- the metQ gene encoding methionine ABC transporter substrate-binding lipoprotein MetQ, which translates to MKNIKILRLAAGLLLFGACNSPKKEDPNFIKVGITSGPEQEISETAKKVAKEKYNLEVELVSFNDYVIPNEALNNGDIDANAFQHVPYLNEQSKQRGYKLAVIGKTFVYPIVAYSKKIKNISELKNGSTIVIPNDPTNGGRSLLLLQKNGLLKLKENIGLLPKVTDIAENPKQLKILEIEAPQLPRVLDDKEVVIAIINNNFAAQSGLDADKNGIFKEDKDSPYMNVVVSREDNKNTDKVKNFLKAYQSKEVEDKAKEIFKGGAVKGW; encoded by the coding sequence ATGAAAAATATAAAAATTTTAAGATTAGCAGCAGGTTTGCTGTTATTCGGAGCATGTAATTCTCCTAAAAAAGAAGACCCAAACTTCATCAAAGTAGGAATCACTTCCGGACCTGAGCAAGAAATTTCCGAAACTGCTAAAAAAGTAGCTAAAGAAAAATATAATCTCGAAGTAGAGCTCGTTTCTTTCAACGATTACGTTATTCCTAACGAAGCTTTAAATAATGGAGATATTGACGCGAATGCTTTTCAGCATGTTCCTTATCTTAACGAACAGTCGAAACAGCGCGGCTATAAATTAGCTGTGATTGGAAAGACTTTTGTTTATCCGATTGTAGCCTATTCAAAAAAAATTAAAAACATCAGTGAACTTAAAAACGGAAGTACGATTGTCATTCCAAATGATCCAACCAACGGTGGTCGTTCTCTCCTACTTTTACAAAAAAACGGATTATTAAAGTTAAAAGAAAACATCGGCTTACTACCCAAAGTAACCGATATTGCTGAAAATCCGAAACAACTGAAAATTCTTGAAATTGAAGCGCCACAATTGCCAAGAGTTTTGGATGATAAAGAAGTGGTTATTGCAATCATCAACAATAATTTTGCCGCTCAATCCGGGTTGGATGCCGATAAAAATGGGATTTTCAAAGAAGATAAAGATTCTCCTTACATGAATGTTGTGGTTTCAAGAGAAGATAATAAAAATACAGATAAAGTGAAAAATTTCCTAAAAGCCTATC
- the metI gene encoding methionine ABC transporter permease MetI, whose protein sequence is MLSDTVISLLSKGIWETVYMTFVSGFFGFVLGLPVGVLLFVTRKGQLLENTIYNRILSILVNIFRSIPFIILIVWMIPFTRSLVGTSIGMNAALVPLSIGAAPFIARLVENSLLEIPNGLIETARALGATPFQIIKKVLLPEALPSLINNATITLITLVGYSAMGGAVGAGGLGQIGYQYGYIGYDALIMNLVLGLLVTLVFIIQFSGDRLAKRFDHR, encoded by the coding sequence ATGCTTAGTGACACGGTAATTTCGCTTCTGTCAAAAGGAATTTGGGAGACAGTTTACATGACATTTGTTTCAGGATTTTTTGGTTTTGTTTTGGGTCTTCCCGTTGGAGTTCTTCTTTTTGTAACCCGAAAAGGACAGCTTTTAGAAAACACAATCTATAACAGAATTCTGTCAATTTTAGTAAATATTTTCAGGTCGATTCCTTTTATTATTTTGATTGTCTGGATGATCCCTTTCACAAGATCTTTGGTAGGAACTTCTATCGGAATGAACGCTGCACTCGTTCCTTTAAGTATTGGTGCAGCGCCATTTATTGCAAGATTAGTTGAAAACAGTCTTTTGGAAATTCCGAATGGGTTGATTGAAACTGCAAGAGCTTTAGGAGCAACTCCGTTTCAAATTATTAAAAAAGTTTTGTTACCAGAAGCTTTGCCATCGCTGATCAATAATGCGACGATTACTTTAATAACTCTTGTAGGATATTCTGCAATGGGAGGAGCTGTAGGAGCCGGTGGATTGGGACAAATTGGCTATCAATATGGATATATCGGTTACGATGCATTGATTATGAATCTTGTTCTTGGTTTATTGGTCACTTTGGTATTTATCATTCAGTTTTCGGGTGATCGATTGGCGAAGAGATTTGACCATAGGTGA